From a single Phormidium ambiguum IAM M-71 genomic region:
- a CDS encoding anti-sigma factor antagonist (This anti-anti-sigma factor, or anti-sigma factor antagonist, belongs to a family that includes characterized members SpoIIAA, RsbV, RsfA, and RsfB.) — MAFQANLETKDSTATITLIGELDASTAPIFKAEVEKAAAEKVKNLVLMMQDLEYMASAGLRILIYTKQKMGADTDIYVVKAQEMVLETLEKTGFDQSVIVVDNPPEI, encoded by the coding sequence ATGGCTTTTCAGGCAAATTTGGAAACCAAAGATTCAACTGCTACGATCACTTTAATTGGTGAATTGGATGCCAGTACTGCACCAATTTTTAAGGCAGAAGTTGAAAAAGCTGCTGCGGAAAAGGTGAAAAATTTGGTTTTGATGATGCAAGATTTGGAATATATGGCAAGTGCTGGTTTACGAATCCTAATTTACACTAAGCAAAAAATGGGTGCAGATACGGATATCTATGTGGTTAAAGCACAGGAAATGGTGCTGGAAACTTTGGAAAAAACTGGATTCGATCAGAGTGTAATAGTGGTGGATAATCCCCCGGAAATTTAA
- a CDS encoding ATP-binding protein: MEKLTVPGTLDSLSEISKYVLSAASAAGLDKKASYRLRLAVDEIATNVIIYGYEDSKIQGNLDLQAKIDENSLTILMEDRAAAFDPTTKFMMEEATINLPMEQRAIGGLGVYLAIQGVDRFMYERVDDRNRHIFLVHLH; encoded by the coding sequence ATGGAAAAATTAACTGTACCCGGAACTTTGGATTCCTTGAGTGAGATTTCTAAATACGTCTTGTCAGCTGCTTCTGCCGCTGGATTGGACAAAAAAGCATCTTATCGATTGCGTTTGGCAGTAGATGAGATTGCCACAAATGTCATTATCTACGGTTATGAAGACTCAAAAATTCAAGGAAATTTGGATTTACAAGCTAAAATTGATGAAAATAGTTTGACAATCCTCATGGAGGATCGTGCTGCTGCTTTCGATCCGACAACAAAATTTATGATGGAAGAAGCAACCATTAATCTGCCAATGGAACAAAGAGCGATCGGGGGATTAGGCGTTTATTTGGCGATTCAAGGTGTCGATCGATTTATGTATGAGAGAGTTGACGATCGCAATCGTCACATTTTTCTCGTTCATCTCCATTAG